A genome region from Microtus ochrogaster isolate Prairie Vole_2 chromosome 1, MicOch1.0, whole genome shotgun sequence includes the following:
- the Dclk1 gene encoding serine/threonine-protein kinase DCLK1 isoform X11, with product MLELIEVNGTPGSQLSTPRSGKSPSPSPTSPGSLRKQRDLYRPLSSDDLDSVGDSV from the exons ATGTTAGAACTCATAGAAG TCAATGGAACCCCTGGTAGTCAGCTCTCCACTCCACGCTCGGGCAAGTCACCAAGTCCATCCCCCACCAGCCCAGGAAGCCTGCGAAAGCAGAGG GACCTGTACCGCCCCCTCTCATCGGATGATTTGGACTCAGTAGGAGACTCAGTGTAA